In Acidobacteriota bacterium, one DNA window encodes the following:
- a CDS encoding aldo/keto reductase, which translates to MQTRPFGRLGWPVSEVGYGLWGMGGWSGSDDAASVAALEGAIALGCTFFDTALAYGDGRSERLLGQVLRGHRGAPLVVATKVPPMNRKWPGEASDPVGAVFPPDHIRRSTETSLENLGLSTIDVQQLHVWDDSWAADEGWQRAVDDLKREGLIRAFGISLNRWQPANGLRAIETGLVDAVQVVYNVFDQNPEDELFPLCRERGVAIVARVPFDEGSLTGTLTRESRWPAGDWRNLYFTPANLAETLDRVDALAPDVPAGMSLPELALRFILANPDVGTVIPGMRRPRHVEANMAVSDGRPLPAAVMSRLRRHRWVRTHVIP; encoded by the coding sequence TGCAGACGCGACCGTTCGGGCGGCTCGGCTGGCCCGTCTCCGAAGTCGGCTACGGGCTCTGGGGCATGGGCGGCTGGTCGGGATCGGACGATGCCGCGTCGGTGGCGGCGCTCGAGGGAGCGATCGCCCTCGGGTGCACGTTCTTCGACACCGCGCTCGCCTACGGCGACGGCCGCAGCGAGCGCCTGCTGGGCCAGGTCCTGCGCGGCCACCGCGGCGCACCACTCGTCGTGGCGACGAAGGTGCCGCCGATGAACCGCAAGTGGCCCGGCGAGGCGAGCGATCCCGTGGGCGCCGTGTTCCCGCCCGATCACATCCGCCGATCGACCGAGACCAGCCTCGAGAACCTCGGCCTCTCGACGATCGACGTGCAGCAACTGCACGTCTGGGACGACAGTTGGGCCGCCGACGAGGGCTGGCAGCGCGCGGTCGACGACCTCAAGCGCGAAGGGCTGATCCGCGCGTTCGGGATCAGCCTCAACCGGTGGCAGCCGGCGAACGGCCTCCGGGCGATCGAGACGGGCCTCGTCGACGCGGTGCAGGTCGTCTACAACGTGTTCGACCAGAATCCCGAGGACGAGCTGTTCCCGCTGTGCCGCGAGCGCGGCGTCGCGATCGTCGCGCGCGTGCCGTTCGACGAGGGCAGCCTGACCGGCACGCTCACGCGCGAGAGCCGGTGGCCGGCGGGCGACTGGCGGAACCTGTACTTCACGCCGGCGAACCTGGCCGAGACGCTCGACCGGGTCGACGCGCTCGCGCCGGACGTGCCGGCCGGAATGTCGTTGCCGGAGCTGGCGCTGCGGTTCATCCTGGCCAACCCCGACGTCGGCACCGTCATCCCCGGCATGCGCCGGCCGCGCCACGTGGAGGCCAACATGGCCGTGTCGGACGGCCGGCCGCTGCCGGCGGCGGTCATGTCCAGGCTGCGCCGGCATCGCTGGGTCAGGACGCACGTCATCCCGTAG